A window of the Vigna angularis cultivar LongXiaoDou No.4 chromosome 3, ASM1680809v1, whole genome shotgun sequence genome harbors these coding sequences:
- the LOC108326019 gene encoding uncharacterized protein LOC108326019 encodes MVLQNFRLNLGRIFCIPLTVTVVLSSAVPFPPAAATTTAAFSHHRSIAASASPMNTSPLSQSHSPPPPVAKKVEHAMEMFGDVRIDNYYWLRDDSRTNPEVLSYLNQENAYTDSVMSGTKEFEDKLFAEIRGRIKEDDISAPLRKGPYYYYDRTLEGQEYVQHCRRLISDSQKVPSVHDIMPTGPEAPHEHVILDENVKAQHHKYYSIGTFKVSPNSKLVAYAEDTKGDEIYTVYVIDAETRATIGDPLVGVTGYLEWAGNDALVYVTMDEILRPDKVWFHVLGTEQSKDTLLYQEKDDMFSLDLGASESERYLFVASESKNTRFNFYMDVSKPEEGLKVLTPRVEGIDTTVSHRGDHFFIKRRSDQFFNSEVVACAVNDTSSTKVLIPHNESVKIQEIQLFSDHLVAYERENGLQKIIVYHLPPLGEPLRSLESGQAVSFVDPVYSVYSSDSEFSSSILRFSYSSLRTPSSVYDYDMKTGTSVLKKINSVLGGFDSAHYVTERQWAPALDGTLIPISIVYRKDAVKLDGSDPLLLYGYGSYEICIDPSFKSTRLSLLDRGFVYAIAHIRGGGEMGRQWYENGKLLKKNNTFTDFIACAEYLVEKKFCSKERLCIEGRSAGGLLIGAVLNMRPDLFRAAVAGVPFVDVVTTMLDPTIPLTTSEWEEWGDPRKEEFYFYMKSYSPVDNVKAQNYPHILVTAGLNDPRVMYSEPAKFVAKLRDMKTDDSILLFKCELGAGHFSKSGRFEKLQEDAFTYAFIMKTLNMI; translated from the exons ATGGTTCTTCAAAATTTCCGCTTAAACTTAGGTCGCATTTTCTGCATTCCCCTAACCGTTACGGTTGTTCTCTCCTCCGCCGTTCCCTTTCCTCCCGCCGCCGCCACTACCACTGCAGCATTCTCTCACCACCGCAGTATCGCCGCCTCCGCATCGCCGATGAATACGTCGCCGCTGTCACAGTCTCACTCTCCGCCTCCTCCGGTGGCGAAGAAGGTGGAGCACGCTATGGAGATGTTCGGCGACGTGAGAATCGACAACTACTATTGGCTCCGAGACGATTCCCGCACCAATCCCGAGGTGCTGTCTTACCTCAACCAGGAGAATGCCTACACCGATTCTGTCATGTCTG GAACTAAGGAATTTGAAGATAAGCTTTTTGCTGAGATAAGAGGAAGGATTAAGGAGGATGATATCTCTGCTCCTTTACGCAAAGGGCCTTATTACTATTATGATAGAACTTTGGAAGGGCAAGAATATGTTCAACATTGTAGGCGCCTTATATCTGATAGCCAAAAGGTGCCATCTGTGCATGACATCATGCCCACAGGACCTGAAGCTCCTCATGAGCATGTTATTTTGGATGAGAATGTCAAAGCACAACATCACAAGTACTACAGCATTGGTACCTTTAAG GTTAGCCCAAATAGCAAGTTGGTAGCATATGCAGAAGATACCAAAGGAGATGAAATATATACTGTTTATGTCATTGATGCTGAGACTCGAGCTACTATTGGAGATCCTCTTGTTGGTGTAACAGGATACCTTGAATGGGCTGGCAATGATGCTTTAGTTTACGTCACAATGGATGAGATTCTCAGACCTGACAAG GTATGGTTTCATGTGCTGGGAACAGAACAGTCAAAGGATACACTTCTTTACCAGGAAAAGGACGATATGTTTTCTCTCGATCTTGGAGCTTCTGAAAGCGAGAGATATTTGTTTGTTGCTTCAGAGAGCAAAAATACAAGGTTCAATTTTTATATGGATGTTTCTAAGCCTGAAGAGGGTCTTAAAGTTTTGACACCTCGTGTTGAGGGTATTGACACAACTGTCAGCCATCGTGGagatcatttttttattaaaaggagAAGTGATCAGTTTTTCAATTCGGAGGTTGTAGCTTGTGCTGTCAATGACACCTCTTCAACTAAAGTTCTTATTCCTCACAACGAAAG tgttaaaATTCAGGAGATACAACTTTTTAGTGATCATCTAGTAGCATATGAGAGAGAAAATGGTCTACAAAAAATAATCGTTTATCACCTTCCCCCACTTGGTGAACCACTAAGAAGCCTTGAAAGCGGCCAAGCAGTTAGTTTTGTTGATCCTGTATATTCAGTGTATTCTTCGGATTCAGAGTTTTCATCAAGTATTTTAAGGTTTTCGTATAGCTCATTGAGGACTCCTTCCTCTGTATATGATTATGATATGAAGACAGGCACTTCTGTTTTGAAGAAGATTAACTCG GTTCTAGGAGGTTTTGATTCAGCACATTATGTCACCGAAAGGCAGTGGGCACCTGCTTTGGATGGAACTTTGATTCCCATTTCTATTGTTTACCGTAAAGATGCTGTGAAGCTTGATGGATCAGATCCATTACTACTTTATGGATATGGATCGTATGAG ATATGCATAGACCCCAGTTTCAAATCAACAAGGCTTTCATTGTTAGATCGGGGTTTTGTATATGCCATAGCTCATATACGTGGAGGTGGGGAAATGGGGAGGCAGTGGTACGAGAATGGGAAGCtgttgaagaaaaataacactTTTACTGATTTTATTGCATGTGCTGAATATttggttgaaaaaaaattctgtTCTAAGGAAAGACTGTGCATTGAAGGAAGAAGTGCTGGTGGTTTGCTAATCGGTGCAGTTCTTAATATGAGACCAGATTTATTTAGGGCTGCTGTTGCAGGGGTACCTTTTGTGGATGTTGTGACAACAATGCTTGATCCAACCATTCCTCTCACTACTTCAGAATGGGAG GAATGGGGTGATCCTAGAAAGGAGGAATTCTACTTTTACATGAAATCATATTCCCCCGTTGATAAC GTGAAGGCACAGAACTATCCACACATTCTTGTTACAGCTGGATTAAATG ACCCACGCGTTATGTATTCTGAACCTGCGAAGTTTGTTGCAAAACTAAGGGATATGAAGACTGATGATAGCATCCTGTTGTTTAAATGCGAGCTTGGTGCTGGACATTTTTCTAAGTCGGGAAG ATTTGAGAAGCTCCAGGAAGATGCCTTCACTTATGCATTCATCATGAAGACTCTAAACATGATTTAG
- the LOC108324963 gene encoding receptor-like protein 12: protein MQLGTCVLNLVLIFSLLGQFSGSVSESSSSTPQAPICSEEDRASLLSFKAGISQDTSQTLSTWTGRDCCDGGWEGVQCNPSTGRVNMLQIQRPERDDETFMKGTLSPSLGNLHFLEVMIISGMKHITGPIPNSFSNLTHLTQLILDDNSVGGCIPPSLGRLSLLQSLSLAGNHLKGQIPPTFGGLRNLVQLNLARNSLSGPIPLSLKTVINLQYLDLSYNLLSAPIPDFIGELKNLTYVDLSSNLLTGKIPVSLFGLVNLLDLSLSNNKLTGNIPDQVGNLKSLTSLQLSANLLTGHIPLSISRLQNLWYLNVSSNWLSDPLPVIPTKGIPSLLSIDLSYNNLSLGTVPDWIRSKQLKDVHLAGCKLKGNLPHFTRPDSLSSIDLSDNYLVDGISNFFTNMSGLQKLKLSNNQLRFDISAIKLPTELSSIDLHANLLVGSLSTIVNNRTSSSLEVIDLSNNFISGHVPGFVEGSSLKVLNVGSNNITGPIPVSISNLVYLERLDISRNHVLGTIPSSLGQTDCVVKYHKPDHSTSFDRLLTATTCAYVANLYNHARNTEAWVSEMLTLSYYI from the exons atgcaactTGGGACATGTGTGTTGAACCTTGTTCTGATATTTTCACTTCTCGGTCAGTTCTCTGGAAGTGTGTCAGAGTCATCGTCTTCAACACCGCAGGCACCAATCTGTTCAGAAGAAGACAGGGCTTCACTTCTGAGCTTCAAAGCAGGCATTTCGCAGGACACGTCACAAACACTGTCCACGTGGACGGGCAGAGATTGCTGCGATGGTGGGTGGGAGGGAGTTCAGTGCAATCCATCCACAGGACGAGTAAACATGTTGCAGATTCAGAGGCCGGAGAGAGATGATGAAACGTTCATGAAGGGTACTCTTTCTCCATCTCTGGGCAACTTGCATTTCTTGGAGGTAATGATCATAAGTGGTATGAAGCATATTACAGGACCCATTCCTAATAGTTTCTCAAATTTAACCCACCTTACCCAGTTAATTTTGGATGACAATTCCGTTGGGGGTTGCATTCCTCCGAGTTTAGGTCGTTTATCCTTGCTTCAGTCCCTTTCACTCGCTGGAAACCATCTGAAAGGACAGATCCCTCCAACATTTGGGGGTCTGAGAAACCTTGTCCAGCTTAATTTAGCAAGAAATTCTCTGTCTGGTCCTATCCCCCTCAGTCTTAAAACCGTTATAAATTTGCAATACCTTGATCTCAGCTACAATTTGTTATCAGCTCCCATCCCGGATTTTATTGGGGAGTTAAAAAATTTGACTTACGTAGACCTTTCCTCTAACCTTCTAACCGGAAAAATTCCAGTTTCCTTGTTCGGCCTCGTGAATCTTTTAGACTTGTCCTTGAGCAATAACAAGCTCACAGGGAACATTCCAGATCAGGTTGGAAATCTGAAATCCCTGACCAGTCTTCAACTCAGTGCCAATCTGCTCACAGGGCATATTCCACTGTCCATATCAAGACTACAGAACCTCTGGTATCTCAACGTATCGAGTAATTGGCTTTCAGATCCCTTACCAGTAATCCCTACCAAGGGCATCCCTTCCCTTTTGTCCATAGACCTGTCTTACAACAACCTCAGCCTTGGAACTGTTCCTGATTGGATCAGAAGCAAGCAACTCAAAGATGTACATCTTGCTGGGTGCAAATTGAAGGGAAATCTTCCACACTTCACAAGACCAGACTCTTTGAGCTCCATAGACCTATCAGACAACTACTTGGTTGATGGTATTTCAAATTTCTTCACTAACATGTCCGGCCTGCaaaagctcaagctctccaacAACCAGTTGAGGTTTGACATATCTGCAATCAAGTTGCCAACGGAGCTCTCTTCCATAGACTTGCATGCAAATTTGCTGGTGGGTTCATTATCAACAATAGTGAATAACAGGACAAGCAGCTCTTTGGAGGTTATTGACTTGTCAAACAATTTCATTTCGGGACACGTTCCAGGATTTGTGGAAGGCTCAAGCTTGAAGGTACTAAACGTGGGAAGCAACAACATAACAGGTCCTATCCCAGTCTCTATCTCAAATTTGGTATATCTTGAGAGACTGGACATCTCAAGAAATCACGTATTGGGAACCATCCCCTCAAGTCTAG GGCAAACAGACTGTGTGGTGAAATACCACAAACCCGACCATTCAACGTCTTTCGACCGGTTGCTTACGGCCACAACTTGTGCTTATGTGGCAAACCTTTACAACCATGCAAGAAACACGGAAGCATGGGTCAGTGAGATGCTGACTCTATCatactatatataa
- the LOC108325433 gene encoding high mobility group B protein 7: MASQTRKRVDAVDSRSASVLVRAKDGSAFSRCGDCKKNVPVALIDMHNCSLEAKIKMNLDAQVVDQAADAKKQERKKPKSKEPKAKKAKVEKGKKVKDPNKPKRPPTAFFVFLDEFRKTFKEANPDSKDVKRVGKEAGEKWRSMSEEDKKPYLDKVAELKAEYEKAMESYKAGEVEEDEAGSDKETAVKEVEEELTDEE; encoded by the exons ATGGCATCTCAGACGAGGAAGAGAGTGGACGCGGTTGATTCTCGCTCTGCTTCCGTTCTTGTTCGCGCTAAAGATGGCAGTGCTTTTTCGCGATG CGGCGATTGCAAGAAGAATGTGCCAGTGGCGCTTATCGACATGCACAATTGCAGCCTTGAGGCTAAAATCAAAATGAACCTTG ATGCGCAAGTTGTGGACCAGGCTGCCGACGCTAAGAAGCAAGAGAG GAAGAAACCGAAATCTAAAGAGCCAAAGGCAAAAAAGGCTAAGGTAGAGAAGGGAAAGAAGGTCAAGGATCCTAACAAGCCTAAGCGTCCTCCCACGGCCTTCTTTGTCTTTTT GGATGAGTTTAGGAAAACGTTTAAGGAAGCTAATCCTGATTCAAAGGATGTTAAAAGG GTTGGGAAGGAGGCTGGCGAGAAGTGGAGGTCAATGAGTGAGGAA GATAAGAAGCCTTATTTGGATAAGGTTGCTGAACTCAAGGCAGAATATGAGAAGGCTATGGAAAGCTATAAAGCCGGTGAAGTTGAagaa GATGAAGCTGGATCTGATAAGGAAACTGCTGTAAAAGAAGTGGAAGAGGAGTTAACCGATGAAGAGTAG
- the LOC108325721 gene encoding helicase-like transcription factor CHR28, with the protein MGDERSAENDERLIYEAALQDISQPKTEYDLPAGVLSVSLMRHQKIALAWMLKRETKSLHCLGGFLADDQGLGKTVSMISLILALRSLQSKSKTDHVCNHKTEALNLDDDDVNGRTLDVVEIRRHLLLI; encoded by the exons ATGGGTGATGAAAGGTCTGCTGAAAATGACGAGAGACTTATTTATGAGGCAGCATTACAG GATATCAGTCAACCTAAAACAGAATATGACTTACCTGCTGGTGTATTGTCTGTCTCTCTTATGAGACATCAG aaaattGCATTGGCTTGGATGCTTAAAAGGGAAACCAAGAGTTTGCATTGCTTGGGGGGATTTTTGGCTGATGATCAG GGTCTTGGAAAGACTGTATCAATGATTTCCCTCATTCTGGCATTGAGGTCATtacaatcaaaatcaaaaacagATCATGTGTGCAACCATAAAACTGAAGCTTTGAATTTGGATGACGATGATGTCAACGGTCGAACTCTGGATGTTGTAGAGATTCGCCGTCATCTTCTATTGATCTAG